The DNA sequence GCGTCCGGCTCGGGAATCACATCGTCATCCATCATCCAGACGAAGTCGGCGCCCTGCTGATAGGCGAGACGGAATCCGGCACTGAAGCCTCCCGATGCTCCGGTGTTGTGCGAGAGGACATACACCTTGAGGTTCGCCAGCCCCGTCTGGAGCAGCATCTCCTCGGTCCCGTCATTGCTGGCATTGTCGACGACGATGATGCCGTCGCAAGGTCGGGTCTGGGCATTGATCCCATCCAGGCAACGCGCTAGCAAATCCTTGCGCTTGTACGAGAGTACGACGGCGAATATCTGATCCATTGAGGCGCTCGGCATCTAGTCAAGAAGGCGGTGGGGATTCCAACCGAACAGTCGAACAACGACCCGATCGCATGAGCGGCAGGGGTGCGCTGCGGTGGCGTCATGGGCCTTTGGCCATGGCGCTCAGCTCTGACCTAGGAGGAAGAACGGGGTTCAGTAAAGTGCAACGAAATGTGGCCAAACGCTTTCAGCCGTACGCCTGGCCTGTTGAGCAGCAGACGCAACGGGCCGGCTAACCCTCACGCTGGACTCGGTTACACAAAGCCGCCATCACGTTACGCCTCGTTCGACGCAGCCAACACGGACTCCGCGCAGACGTCCCATACGCGACCCGAACTCAACGCGTCAGCCCTGTTCACATAAATAGATAGCCAAGACGGAGAAGCAGAATGAAAAGATCTTTATTGACCTTGGTCAGTCTGGCGTTCGCGCTCCCTGCCCTCGGGCAAGAACCCTTGGTAACCACACGCTTGAACGGCATGGACCTCGAACTGGAAGAACTTGGTGTGCCGGAAGCGTCCTCGAGCAAGGTCGATCTGAAGGGCGTCCCGGCCATCAAGGTGACCAATCGCAGCCAGGAAATAGCCTCGTGCCAGTTTCACGCCTTGCCTGAAGAAACCGTGATGACGGCGACCCCGGCGGTTTCGATCAGCCCTAACGAGCAAGCGGTCATGCGCGTGCCGGGCAAATATTCCGCTGGTGGACCAATCGCCTTGCTGGTGTGCAAGCCCGAAGGCGCTTCGCTTCGTTGACCCTGCTCGCGCAGCCGAAACCACAAATCCGCGACACCGGGTGAATCGAATGGCGGCGACTGGAACCAATACGAGTTCAACAGCTTCCGCGATGAAGGTTGGCTCGACGTCTGACGTCGCTGCGTAGCGCTTTATCGGCGATGTAGCCGCCCCCTCGATGGGGGCGGTTCTATTTTGGGGCTCTTGATCCCCCTCGCCCTCTACGTACACCCGCTGCTGTTCTCCGTATCGATGGAACATCACGCGCCCCACACGCTCCCACCTTGAACTGCCCTGACGATCCATTGGAGACCGCGATGACCCAGCAATCGCAACACAACCGCAGCATTCGCCTCGCCTCACGCCCTAACGGCGCACCCACGCCGGACAACTTCAGCTTGGAAACCAGCCCGGTGCCGAGCCCCGAAGACGGTCAGCTGTTGTTGCGCACCGTCTATCTCTCGCTAGACCCTTACATGCGCGGCCGAATGAGCGCCGGGCCGTCCTACGCACCACCGATGGAAGTGGGCGATGTCATGGTCGGTGGTACGGTCTGCCGGGTCGTCGAGTCCCGTCACCCTGATTATCAGGAAGATGACTGGGTGCTCAGCGGCAACGGCTGGCAGGACTATGCCCTGTCGGGCGGCGAAGGGTTGCTCAAGCTCGGTCGCGAAATGCAGCACCCCTCCCATGCCTTGGGCGTGCTCGGCATGCCGGGCTTTACCGCTTACATGGGGCTGCTCGACATCGGCCAGCCGAAACCCGGAGAAACGCTGGTGGTGGCGGCCGCCACCGGGCCAGTCGGCGCCACGGTTGGCCAGATCGGCAAGCTGAGGGGTTGTCGTGTGGTGGGCATTGCCGGCGGTCCCGAAAAATGCCGTCATGCCGTGCAGACGCTCGGTTTCGACGCGTGCGTCGACCATCGCGCCGACGATTTCGCCCAGCAATTGGCCGAGCGATGCTCTGACGGCATCGACATTTATTTCGAGAACGTGGGTGGCAAGGTATTCGATGCGGTGCTACCGCTGCTCAACACCAGCGCGCGAGTGCCGGTGTGTGGCGTAGTCGCGCAGTACAACAGCACCGACCTGCCGGACGGGCCGGACCGTCTGCCGTTGCTACTCGATACCATCCTGAAAAAGCGTATGCGCATGCAGGGTTTCATCATCTTCAACGACTATGGCCATCGCTATGACGAGTTCGCCCGAGACATGAGCGCCTGGTATGCCGAGGGCAAGATCAAGTACCGCGAGCAGATTGTGCAAGGGCTGGAAAACGCACCCGAGGCATTCATCGGGCTGCTTGAAGGCAAGAACTTCGGCAAGCTGGTGGTGCAGGTGGGCGATGCCTGAGTAGCCTGCCGCTGCCGCGGCGCTTTATTTTGGTGGGCTAAAGCCCACCCTACGCGTTAGACATTGCCAACTGGCATTGCTGCCGCGGCGCTTTCCCTGGTGAGCTAAAAGTCCGCCCTGCCTCGGTGAGCGCCGGACAGTTGTTGTTGAGCGCTGCGTGGTCTTCAGGAAAGCCCTCGCCTACGCCTCAAACCAAATCAGCCCTGGCTCAGCCCAGCCGACACATCGCAACGGCGAGCATCTCTCGCCTGCTGCTGGTGCGGCGGACGGACGCCAGGAATCGGATTAGCCAGGCGGATCTTCAGAAACTCGGTGACGTCCGCCGCCAGTGCGCGCCCGCCGCCGCCCGGGAAGTTGTTGTCGTTGGTCACCAGCAGAGTACGCGAATCCAGTGGCAACACGCTTTCAATGGTCACGTAGGGAAAGGTGAATGTCCGTTGCCCGTCGCCGTTCAGGTCATCGGGATCGGCCAGTTGCATGAGGTCGACGACTTCGGTCTTGCGCACTTCCCCGCCACTGGCGACAC is a window from the Pseudomonas sp. MTM4 genome containing:
- a CDS encoding NADP-dependent oxidoreductase, translating into MTQQSQHNRSIRLASRPNGAPTPDNFSLETSPVPSPEDGQLLLRTVYLSLDPYMRGRMSAGPSYAPPMEVGDVMVGGTVCRVVESRHPDYQEDDWVLSGNGWQDYALSGGEGLLKLGREMQHPSHALGVLGMPGFTAYMGLLDIGQPKPGETLVVAAATGPVGATVGQIGKLRGCRVVGIAGGPEKCRHAVQTLGFDACVDHRADDFAQQLAERCSDGIDIYFENVGGKVFDAVLPLLNTSARVPVCGVVAQYNSTDLPDGPDRLPLLLDTILKKRMRMQGFIIFNDYGHRYDEFARDMSAWYAEGKIKYREQIVQGLENAPEAFIGLLEGKNFGKLVVQVGDA